In bacterium, the following are encoded in one genomic region:
- a CDS encoding transketolase, which translates to MELHDKKLKHLEELANVMRQDLIGMLLTAKSGHSAGPLGMADIFAAFYFHILNHNPRNPLWADRDRLILSNGHICPIRYVAMAHAGYFPIEELQTLRKLGSRLQGHPHRAALPGVETTSGPLGSGMSQAIGVALAAKLDGKKYRTYCVTSDGEHDAGNTWEAIMFAGKNKLNNLTVVMDRNNIQIDGVTETIMPLEPLKAKYEAFNWHVLEVDGHNIRAFVDAVAEAKAIYEKPTVIVAHTTPGKGVAFMENNYLWHGTPPGISDVPGAPPKAEQGKAALQELRTLGGRIKSEHE; encoded by the coding sequence ATGGAACTGCACGACAAAAAACTGAAACATTTGGAGGAGCTTGCCAATGTGATGCGGCAGGACCTCATCGGAATGCTACTTACGGCCAAGTCGGGTCATTCGGCGGGGCCCCTTGGCATGGCGGATATTTTCGCCGCGTTTTATTTTCATATTCTGAATCATAATCCGAGGAATCCGTTGTGGGCCGATCGCGACCGGCTGATTCTCTCTAACGGCCATATTTGCCCGATTCGTTACGTTGCGATGGCGCACGCCGGATATTTTCCGATTGAGGAGTTGCAAACGCTTCGCAAGCTCGGCAGTCGTTTGCAGGGGCATCCGCATCGCGCGGCGCTTCCCGGAGTTGAGACAACCTCGGGTCCCTTGGGCTCCGGCATGTCGCAGGCGATCGGCGTCGCGCTTGCGGCAAAGCTTGATGGTAAAAAGTATCGTACTTACTGCGTTACCTCCGACGGCGAGCATGATGCGGGGAATACCTGGGAGGCGATTATGTTTGCTGGAAAAAATAAATTGAACAATCTGACAGTGGTAATGGACCGGAATAACATCCAGATTGACGGTGTAACGGAAACGATTATGCCGTTGGAACCGTTGAAGGCAAAGTATGAGGCATTTAACTGGCACGTGCTTGAGGTGGACGGTCATAACATCCGCGCGTTCGTTGACGCGGTTGCGGAGGCGAAGGCGATTTATGAAAAGCCGACGGTGATTGTCGCGCATACAACGCCCGGCAAGGGCGTGGCATTTATGGAGAATAATTATCTGTGGCACGGGACTCCGCCCGGCATCTCTGACGTTCCCGGCGCTCCGCCAAAAGCGGAACAAGGGAAGGCGGCGCTTCAAGAGTTGCGGACGCTAGGAGGAAGAATTAAATCCGAGCACGAATAG
- a CDS encoding transketolase C-terminal domain-containing protein, giving the protein MVNISAKLSEQLFDPAIAQRPTRDGYGEGLLAAGEADKNVVALCADLTESTRTQKFAEKFPERFFEIGVAEQNLATIAAGLGISGKIPFISSYAAFSPGRNWEQIRTTICYNDSNVKIVGSHAGVSVGPDGATHQAVEDIATMRVLTNMRVFVPCDAVEAKKATMAAAKLWGPVYIRLTREKTPVFTIEASPYTPGKAEVLWVGKSPEVAIVGCGPLLYNALLAAKELEKEKIGVMVVNCHTVKPLDEATVLEVAKKCGAVVSVEEHQVAGGLGGAIAELLAKKLPTPMEFIGMQGVFGESGQPSELIEKYGMGVKDIVAAAKRAIKRKR; this is encoded by the coding sequence ATGGTAAACATCAGCGCAAAACTTTCGGAACAACTTTTTGATCCGGCGATTGCGCAGCGACCCACGCGCGACGGATACGGCGAGGGTCTTTTGGCGGCCGGTGAAGCGGATAAGAACGTGGTCGCGCTTTGCGCGGACTTAACGGAGTCCACGCGCACGCAAAAATTCGCGGAAAAATTTCCGGAACGATTTTTTGAGATTGGCGTCGCGGAGCAAAATTTGGCGACGATTGCCGCGGGGCTTGGAATTTCCGGAAAGATCCCCTTCATTTCTTCATACGCGGCGTTTTCACCGGGTAGGAATTGGGAGCAGATCCGGACGACCATTTGTTACAACGATTCCAACGTGAAGATTGTCGGTTCGCACGCCGGAGTGTCGGTGGGGCCGGACGGCGCGACGCACCAGGCGGTTGAAGATATCGCTACGATGCGCGTGCTCACCAACATGCGGGTGTTTGTCCCTTGTGACGCGGTTGAAGCAAAGAAGGCGACGATGGCCGCGGCGAAACTCTGGGGCCCGGTATATATCCGTCTTACGCGGGAGAAGACGCCGGTTTTTACGATCGAGGCCTCGCCCTATACGCCAGGGAAAGCGGAAGTGCTCTGGGTGGGAAAATCTCCGGAAGTTGCCATCGTTGGCTGCGGTCCGTTGCTCTACAACGCGTTGCTCGCCGCGAAAGAATTGGAAAAAGAAAAAATCGGCGTAATGGTGGTGAATTGTCACACCGTTAAACCGTTAGATGAGGCAACGGTTTTGGAGGTGGCGAAAAAATGCGGCGCGGTCGTCTCTGTCGAAGAGCATCAGGTTGCGGGCGGACTTGGCGGCGCCATCGCGGAGCTTCTCGCGAAGAAATTACCGACGCCGATGGAGTTTATCGGTATGCAGGGCGTGTT